The genomic DNA CCGGCATCACAACCAGGCACCCATACGTATAGTTTGTCGCCAAATACAAAGTATGCGCAGCATCGTTTTTCTAACTACTATACCCAACCGGCGAGCGAGTGGGTGTCGTTGCCAAGCCACAAGGCTACAACTGGCGAAAGCGCCGTAGCTAATGCTTTGGCTGCGGCAGATAAAGCGGCCAGCAACGTAGAGTTTCTCAAGGTGAAAACGGCTGATGGCACTGAAATGGATGCCTGGATGGCCAAGCCTGCCAACTTTGATCCGAAAAAGAAATACCCGATCGTATTTTATGTTTACTCCGAACCAGCCAGCCAGACCGTGACCGACACCTATGGCGCCGGCCAGAATTTTCTCTACAACGGCAATATGGCCGAGGATGGTTACATCTATGTTTCGGTAGATAACCGCGGTACACCCGCACCAAAAGGCAGAAACTGGCGCAAAAGCATTTACCGGAAAGTTGGCCAGCTAAACATCGCCGACCAGGCTGCGGCAGCGCGTGAACTGCTCAAGTTACCGTATGTAGATACAGCCCGGGTAGCCGTCTGGGGCTGGAGTGGTGGCGGCTCTGCTACGCTCAACCTGCTTTTTCAGCACCCCGAGATCTATAAAACCGGTATTTCGGTAGCGGCTGTAGCCAACCAGCTCACCTACGACAACATTTACCAGGAGCGCTACATGGGCCTGCCGCAGGAAAACCGCGAAGATTTTGTGAAAGGCTCCCCCATCACCTATGCCAAAAATCTGCGGGGCAACCTGCTCTACATCCACGGCACCGGCGACGACAACGTGCACTACAACAATGCCGAGCAGTTGGTAAATGAACTGATCAAGTATAACAAGCATTTCCAGTTTATGCCATACCCGAACCGTACCCACAGCATCTCGGAAGGGGAGGGCACCGGCGAACACTTATCAACCTTGTATACCTATTACCTGAAACAATACTGCCCGCCGGGCGGCAGGTAAGGAGTGAAGGAGAAGTAGGCCGCTGTCCCCTGTCTTATAAACCTCAGCGGTCCTCCTTTTAAGAACGGTTTTCAAGGAGTAATAAATCACTAAAGCGAAGATACAATTCAGGTGCCTGATGATGAAGAAACACTGCCTGCTACTCATTGTGGTGGCTTTTGCCGCCAGCCATTTTTCCTGTTCCGGAGATAAGCGTATAAGCTCTTCGGCTGCTGTTTCTGCACCCGCACCCGTATTGCCGGTGCCCACGGCAGCGCAACTGGCCTGGCACGAGATGGAAACCAATGCCTTCATTCATTTTACGACCAACACCTTTACAAATAAAGAGTGGGGCTATGGCGATGAAAGCCCCGCTGTTTTTAACCCAACCCAGCTAAACGCCGAACAATGGGTAACCACCCTCAAAGATGCCGGTTTTAAAGGGCTTATACTTACCTGTAAGCACCACGATGGCTTCTGCTTATGGCCCAGTAAGTATACGGCGCATACAATAGCAAACAGTCCTTACAAAAATGGCAAGGGTGATATTGTAAAGGAAGTATCGGAGGCCTGTAAGCTGCATGGCCTAAAGTTCGGGGTATACCTCTCGCCCTGGGATAGGAACAGGGCCGACTACGGCACACCTGCTTACATCGCTTACTACCGCAATCAGCTAAAGGAGATTTTCTCTACTTACGGGCCCGCCTTCGAAATGTGGTTCGACGGGGCTAATGGGGGCGATGGGTATTATGGCGGGGCAAAAGAAAGCCGCAAAATCGACGGCTCCTCGTATTATGACTGGCCTACCACTCTAAAACTAGTGAACCAGTTCCAGCCGCAGCCCCAGGTACTTTTTTTCAGCGATGCCGGTCCCGATATTCGCTGGGTTGGCAACGAAAAGGGGCTGGCCGGCAGTATAAACTGGAGTACAATCAACAACGACACCCTTTATGCCGGTAAAGCGGGCATTGAGCAGTTGCTGAGCACGGGCAGTGCTGACGGTGATAAATGGATTCCGGCCGAAGTGGATGTTTCTATCCGGCCAGGCTGGTTTTATCATCCGCAGGAGGATTCGCTGGTGAAAACACCGGAGCAGCTTTTTCAGATTTATCTTACTTCTGTGGGGCGTGGTTCCACGCTGCTGCTCAACGTACCACCCGACAGGCGTGGCCTCATACACGAAAAGGATGTAGCAGCCCTGAAAGGGTGGCGGCAGCTGCTGGATGAAGCATTTAAAACCAATTTGGCGGCTCATGCAAAAGTGAGTGCCAGTACTTACCGGGGGCATGTAAAAACATATGCAGGTGCCAACGTGACAGACGACGACAAGGAAACCTACTGGGCTACAGATGATGGTGTGACAACGGGCAGCCTGGTTATAGACATGGGCAAGAATCAGCCTGTAAAGTATATTGCGCTGCAGGAATACATCAAGCTGGGGCAGCGGGTGAAATCGTTTACGGTAGAGGCCCGGCAGGGCAACAACTGGAAGCCACTAGCCCAGGAGTCCACGATCGGGTATAAACGCATCATCAAACTGGACCAACCGGTGGCAACAGACCAGATAAGAATCAACATTACGGCATCCAAAGCGTGTCCGCTTATTTCCAGCGTGGCTGTTTACTAAGAAAGACGCTTTTAGGATGGGCGTTTGAAAATGCCTAAACGCATGGAAGCGTACTAAAGCACAGCCTTCTTCCTGCCTGTTCCAGCGGATCTGGTAAAAACGGTGCCGATGCAGTTGGCCATTTTAAGGTTATATGTTTTCAGGTACACCCCTAAACTATAGATGCCAATGTTTATTTATTTTTACAATTTTACACAA from Pontibacter liquoris includes the following:
- a CDS encoding alpha-L-fucosidase, translating into MMKKHCLLLIVVAFAASHFSCSGDKRISSSAAVSAPAPVLPVPTAAQLAWHEMETNAFIHFTTNTFTNKEWGYGDESPAVFNPTQLNAEQWVTTLKDAGFKGLILTCKHHDGFCLWPSKYTAHTIANSPYKNGKGDIVKEVSEACKLHGLKFGVYLSPWDRNRADYGTPAYIAYYRNQLKEIFSTYGPAFEMWFDGANGGDGYYGGAKESRKIDGSSYYDWPTTLKLVNQFQPQPQVLFFSDAGPDIRWVGNEKGLAGSINWSTINNDTLYAGKAGIEQLLSTGSADGDKWIPAEVDVSIRPGWFYHPQEDSLVKTPEQLFQIYLTSVGRGSTLLLNVPPDRRGLIHEKDVAALKGWRQLLDEAFKTNLAAHAKVSASTYRGHVKTYAGANVTDDDKETYWATDDGVTTGSLVIDMGKNQPVKYIALQEYIKLGQRVKSFTVEARQGNNWKPLAQESTIGYKRIIKLDQPVATDQIRINITASKACPLISSVAVY